The Methanosarcinales archaeon genome includes the window TGGGATGTTGAAATTCTGAAAGTGACGGAAAGTACAAGGGTAACAAAGGTTAGTGTAGCAGATTAAAGGCACGGGAGGTCCAGACCGTAAGAAAGTTGATAAGAAGCATTTTTTCAGGCCCTAACAGTTTATACTGTTCATATATTTTTGTAATAAATCGAAGTAATTGGAATCGATACTATAGATTGTGTACCTGCCTTTTGTATCAGTTTTAACAATTCCCTCTTTTTTCAGGTATTTAATATGGTCACTAATTGTAGGTGTAGAAACTCCGATTTTTTTTGCAAGGTTTTTCTGAGTTATGCTTTGACTGTTGAGAATCTCTAAAATAACCTTTCTATGCGTATCATTTTTCAGTGCAGCAATTACGGTCTTATCTTCTTTCTTATAAGTGGAATGGTTAAGAAAGAACCGGAGTTTTCCCTTTGATTTGTGAGATACTATCATTTTTTGTGTTTCCATCACTTCCAGGTGGTATTCGACAGTCCCCTTTTTCAGCCCTATTCTTTTAACAAGCTCTCTGAAATAGACGCC containing:
- a CDS encoding winged helix-turn-helix transcriptional regulator produces the protein MSKMVSFLIIFTLLILLVPAANATDYTVRPSISKEPGAPVYGEKVQEIDPIPYWLYLFLLVFPQLTAMPLETLTSIKVLPYLAYKKIFKKNILDNPKRLKIYNFIEEHPGVYFRELVKRIGLKKGTVEYHLEVMETQKMIVSHKSKGKLRFFLNHSTYKKEDKTVIAALKNDTHRKVILEILNSQSITQKNLAKKIGVSTPTISDHIKYLKKEGIVKTDTKGRYTIYSIDSNYFDLLQKYMNSINC